A genomic window from Pecten maximus chromosome 4, xPecMax1.1, whole genome shotgun sequence includes:
- the LOC117326343 gene encoding visinin-like protein 1, which translates to MGNNVSVAGLANEFQVSQSEIIELKRIYKENCGKSRFLSREKFRNVYNKVFPGDASAFADIMFNKFDTDKNGRVDMREFIVGLLMSDTKNLDQKIKFAFEMYDIDKSGTISRDEVIEISEAYSRMYNTEDGTTVADRLFSYMDKNSDDEISFEEFDEAARSNSEILNLLFPKPPEHA; encoded by the exons ATGGGAAACAACGTCAGTGTAGCGGGACTAGCGAATGAGTTCCAAGTATCACAATCAGAAATTATAGAATTGAAGAGGATATACAAAGAAAACTGTGGGAAAAGCCGGTTTTTATCGAGAGAGAAATTCAGGAATGTGTACAACAAAGTATTCCCTGGTGACGCGTCAGCGTTTGCAGATATTATGTTCAATAAATTTGATACGGACAAGAATGGCAGAGTCGATATGAGAGAGTTTATTGTCGGCCTTCTGATGAGCGACACGAAGAACTTagatcaaaaaataaaatttgcttTCGAAATGTACGATATCGACAAATCAGGAACAATTTCTCGGGACGAGGTTATAGAAATATCGGAG GCCTACTCGCGGATGTATAACACGGAAGATGGCACTACGGTCGCTGACAGGTTGTTTTCGTACATGGACAAGAACAGTGATGACGAGATCTCGTTCGAGGAATTCGATGAAGCAGCGCGCTCCAATTCGGAAATATTAAATCTCCTTTTCCCAAAACCTCCCGAGCATGCgtaa
- the LOC117326342 gene encoding neurocalcin homolog isoform X1 has translation MFGSFRQLFEDAYMFRYYIVSSVSMGNSSHKGLSKDEIQQLKKVSNFSEREIKEWHGEYQQSKKGSHLTVKEFKDVYSKMYGADAGQFAEHVFRTFDTNGDGKVDFREFLIGLSVTSTDNIEQKLKWAFTMYDMDGDGTITRKEMMDMMTSIYRMTPSIVKPPDVATPEMMTTKLFGNIDENGDGSITWKEFRTGAKADPLVLNMLQLNPDP, from the exons ATGTTTGGCTCGTTCAGACAATTGTTTGAGGACGCGTACATGTTCAG ATATTACATTGTGTCATCTGTCTCAATGGGGAATTCATCTCACAAGGGTTTGTCCAAAGACGAAATCCAGCAACTAAAGAAGGTTTCCAACTTTTCTGAACGTGAAATCAAAGAATGGCATGGAGAATATCAACAAAGCAAAAAGGGCAGTCATCTTACCGTTAAAGAATTCAAAGATGTCTACTCTAAGATGTATGGCGCAGACGCGGGCCAGTTCGCTGAGCACGTCTTCAGAACGTTTGACACCAACGGAGATGGCAAGGTGGACTTTAGAGAGTTTTTGATTGGACTAAGTGTGACGTCAACAGATAACATTGAACAGAAGTTAAAGTGGGCGTTTACCATGTATGATATGGATGGCGACGGAACTATAACAAGAAAAGAAATGATGGATATGATGACG tctATTTACCGGATGACGCCATCGATTGTAAAACCACCAGATGTCGCTACGCCGGAAATGATGACAACAAAGCTTTTCGGAAACATAGACGAAAACGGCGACGGTTCAATAACGTGGAAGGAGTTCCGAACGGGTGCAAAGGCAGATCCTCTTGTCCTCAATATGCTACAGCTCAATCCAGACCCCTAG
- the LOC117326342 gene encoding hippocalcin-like protein 1 isoform X2, giving the protein MGNSSHKGLSKDEIQQLKKVSNFSEREIKEWHGEYQQSKKGSHLTVKEFKDVYSKMYGADAGQFAEHVFRTFDTNGDGKVDFREFLIGLSVTSTDNIEQKLKWAFTMYDMDGDGTITRKEMMDMMTSIYRMTPSIVKPPDVATPEMMTTKLFGNIDENGDGSITWKEFRTGAKADPLVLNMLQLNPDP; this is encoded by the exons ATGGGGAATTCATCTCACAAGGGTTTGTCCAAAGACGAAATCCAGCAACTAAAGAAGGTTTCCAACTTTTCTGAACGTGAAATCAAAGAATGGCATGGAGAATATCAACAAAGCAAAAAGGGCAGTCATCTTACCGTTAAAGAATTCAAAGATGTCTACTCTAAGATGTATGGCGCAGACGCGGGCCAGTTCGCTGAGCACGTCTTCAGAACGTTTGACACCAACGGAGATGGCAAGGTGGACTTTAGAGAGTTTTTGATTGGACTAAGTGTGACGTCAACAGATAACATTGAACAGAAGTTAAAGTGGGCGTTTACCATGTATGATATGGATGGCGACGGAACTATAACAAGAAAAGAAATGATGGATATGATGACG tctATTTACCGGATGACGCCATCGATTGTAAAACCACCAGATGTCGCTACGCCGGAAATGATGACAACAAAGCTTTTCGGAAACATAGACGAAAACGGCGACGGTTCAATAACGTGGAAGGAGTTCCGAACGGGTGCAAAGGCAGATCCTCTTGTCCTCAATATGCTACAGCTCAATCCAGACCCCTAG